The DNA segment ATACTGTAAACACAGAATTGTATTTGAACTATGGTACTTACATTGGTCCAAATCGAGATGTAATTAACGATGGAACTGGTGAAAAGTACAAAGAAGCAGCGCCAGACTCATACCAAGTAGGATTGAAATTTAACCACAATTCAGACAACTTACATCATCAATTATTTTTGCGTTACAGCAGCGAAGCTCGACAAGTTGCAACTCGTGAATGGTGGCAGCCTGTACCAAGTGATCTAATAGGTGGTTTCTTCTACGGCAAGTACCAACTAACCGACCGTTTCCGCTTCGAGTATACCTTTGCTCATGAAACAGAGAAGTACGACCAAAGAGCTAGAGAAACAGGTCATCCAAACCGTATGCCAATCGCTGCACTGCAAAGTGATTGGGATTCCTTTATCGTAAGAAATACGTATAACTGGAATAAGCGTACCTCAACACAACTTGAAGCGGGTTACGAGCAAATTAAATATGAGGCTGTAGACCCAAGTCAAGATGGTACTAACTCAGGTTACAAAGTAACCCTAGCTCAAAATCTACACATTGGTAATGGCGAGTGGGATCGTCCAGTTCTTAACTTTTATGTGACTTATGCAGAACAAGACGTTGAGACCGATGTTTTTGATACATGGGGCATTGGAGGCTTCAAAATGGGTAAATCTGACGCACTAACCGCTGGTGTTATGTTTGAAGCATGGTGGTAAACCCAACCTGATATAGTTTTCATTTAAACAAGACTCCACGGCTTAGGTCGTGGAGTCCTTATATCTACACCTATAAAGATAATAACGAGTATGAAAAAGACGAAAATTGCACTTATTCTATCAAGCTTGCTCATTGGCGCTTACGGTTGCCAGTCGACGACGGGGTCTCAGCCTGAAGCTGCGACGGAAAGTGAGGAACAAACAAGTGTTGCTATCCCAGATTTTGAATCTGATAGCTTTTTTAATAATGCACAGGCATCACATGCAAAAGCGGAGAAGGTT comes from the Vibrio astriarenae genome and includes:
- a CDS encoding carbohydrate porin translates to MKHKILKYSAVCSSLMFALSAHANTPEGLAFHGYLMYGTGFTNDEVLNEAAYDWAGTGGNIFRLPGQYHADSSAGRLGNDGNWLQLHSDYGLNMNDMNWGVHVMFSSNGYSDNFVPEWIYVDAAGVFPAMPDATVWAGQKYVNRVSTPLVVNEALASDGRGFGIEKIDLDFAALDLSVTRNLYNSYTNGDMNQGDTVLFSSALRGMDITDTVNTELYLNYGTYIGPNRDVINDGTGEKYKEAAPDSYQVGLKFNHNSDNLHHQLFLRYSSEARQVATREWWQPVPSDLIGGFFYGKYQLTDRFRFEYTFAHETEKYDQRARETGHPNRMPIAALQSDWDSFIVRNTYNWNKRTSTQLEAGYEQIKYEAVDPSQDGTNSGYKVTLAQNLHIGNGEWDRPVLNFYVTYAEQDVETDVFDTWGIGGFKMGKSDALTAGVMFEAWW